CAGATCGTGCTCAACGAACCCCCAGCATCGTTACCGAAGCGTTTGCGAGCTCGACAATCGGAGAGTAGTACAGACCGAACAGAAGTGTCGGCACGACGAGCAGAAGAACGATCGCTATTTCAGGAGCACTGAAGACCAATGGTCCGGCATTCCCTTCAGGATCGCGCAGAAACATGTTCCGCACGACACGGACGTAGTAGTATAGCGAGATGACGCTGTTGATAGCCCCCACCACCGCCAGCCACACCCATTTCGCATCGAGCAACGAAGCGAAGATGAACAGCTTTCCGATGAACCCCGCCGTTGGCGGCAGACCTGCCAGGGAAATAAAGAAGATCACCATCGACACGCCGATGAACGGAGCCCGAAAACCGAGGCCCTTGTACGAGTCGATGTCTTCGCTCCCGGTCTTGTTCGCGACAAGCATCACGACATAGAAAGCACCGAGGTTCATGAACATGTAGACCACGAAATAGATCAGCACTGCCGCAATCCCCTTGTCACTGAGAACGACGATTCCCATGAGCATATAGCCCGCGTGAGCGATACTCGAGTATGCGAGCAGCCGTTTGAGATTGTTCTGCCAGACCGCCACGAGATTTCCAAGCGTCATGGTCAGCACTGAGAGTATCGCGATAATCTTGTTCCACTCGAATCCCTGCAGAACGGACCAGAAGCCGACAGGCAGGCCGAACGCAGTTGAATCAATGAACGAAATCTTGAAGAACCGGATCAGGATAGCGAAGCCGGCTGCCTTCGACGCGACAGACAGGAACGCCGTGATGGTGATCGGAGCGCCTTCATACACATCCGGCGTCCAGAAGTGGAACGGGACCGCAGAGATCTTGTATCCCATCCCAGCGATGATCAGAAGCGTTGCCACGAGCAACGCGATCGGACTGACAGTTCCGGCGGAAAGGGCTCTGTTGATTCCATAGACATCGACTGCTCCGCCTGTGAGTCCGAAAATAATCGAAATCCCATAGAGCATCAGGCCAGTCGAAAGTGCGCCGTAAATGATGTATTTGAGCGACGCCTCGCTGGAGTCGGGGGCTTCCTTCACATAGCCGGAAAGCACGTAGGAACTCAGGCCGGTCAATTCGATGGACAACACAATCATCAGCAAGCTGGTGGCGCCAGCCATCAGGTACATTCCCAATGTCATGGCCACTAACAGGGAGGAGTACTCGACAAGCCGTTTGACGGTCGATTGTACCTCGGCCGAATAGAGCGAAAAGAGGAAGATGATCACCGCACAAACTCCGACGACCAATTTGAAGAACACCGCAAACGGATCGACAGCGATCATGCCGGAGAAAATCGATTGCGAAGTTCCCATTTCCTGCACCGTGAAGACTATGGAAATGAGAATGCCGATCAAGGCGACGAAGAAGGAATACCTGGGCCTCGAGCGGAAGATGACGCCGACAAGCAGCGCCAGACAGAATGTGATCGTCAGGGTAGTTTCAGGGAGAAACTTCGCCAGACTCTGCAAGACTTGGTCTACCATCATATTGTTTTCAGTAGTCGATTCAAAAAGTATTTGCAGAACGTTACACTGGTATCAATGAACCAGCGCAAGAGCGCCTCCACCCTGCTTGACGAATTCAACCAGGTGATTCAACGACGAGGTCATGAGATCGAGCAATAGCGCCGGGTAGAGACCCAAGGCAAGTACGATGATGGCAAGCGGCACGAGCGTGAAAAGCTCCCGGCCATTGATATCGGGAAGCGAAGCCCATTTCTCATTGGGCTGCCCCAGGAACACGCGCTGCAGGGTCCAGAGCATATATGCCGCCGTCAGAACGATACCAAGCGTCGCAATGATCGTCAGCGTGCGGAAAGTCTGAAATGCACCCAGGAACGAGAACGCTTCCGAGATGAATCCGCTCAGTCCCGGCAGACCAAGGGCCGCGAAGAATGCCACGGTCATGATTCCAGTGTATTTCGGCATCGTGATCGCGAGGCCGCCGAAGGCATCGATGTCACGCGTATGGGCACGGTCGTAAATCACGCCAACAATCAAGAAGAGCATCGCGGTGATGGTGCCGTGGTTGAACATCTGAAACACCGCTCCCATCATTCCCTGCGTGTTCATGGCGGACATACCAAGCAGCACGATGCCCATATGGCTGATGCTGGAATAGGCGATGAGCTTCTTGAAATCCTGCTGGGCCATGGCGCAGAGAGCGCCATAGATGATATTGATGAGGGCGACGACAGCCAGAGGCCAAGCGTAGTACATCGCAAGCTCAGGGAATATCGGATAGCTGATACGAAGTATCCCATAGGTGCCCATCTTCAGGAGAACGCCGGCCAGGATGACGCTGATCGCCGTCGGAGCTTCCACGTGCGCGTCAGGCAGCCACGTATGGAAGGGGAAGATCGGAACTTTGATGGCAAACCCGACAAAGAGGGCGATGTATGCCAGATGCCGCCAATACGTTCCCAATCCGGCAAGCAGCGAGCCGGGCTGGAAGTTCGCGGGGTTCATCATCGCCAGCATGTTGAACGTATATATTCTCTCCCCAGTGGTTCCGTCGGGCACCGTGACACTGAAATACAATGCGATCACGGCGAGCAGCATCAGGACACTTCCGAGGAGCGTATACAGGAAGAACTTGATTGCAGCATATTCGCGGCGCGGACCGCCCCAGATGCCGATGAGGAAGTACATCGGAAGGAGCATCACTTCCCAGAACACATAGAAAAGGAAGAAATCGAGCGACACAAATACACCCATCATCCCGGTATCGAGCAGCAGCAGCATTGCCATATAACCCTTGAGAGCCTTCGGGATGTTCCATGAGGCGAACACAGCGATGAAGCTGATGAGGGCCGTCAGCAAAACCATGGGGACGCTCAGACCATCGACTCCAAGGAAATAATCCACGTGTATCCTTCCAAACCACGGTACGCCGCGGACATCGATCCACGAGGCCTTCTCGACCATCTGCATTCCTTCTTGCGAGTTGATGCCGGTCAGACTCCGGTCAAAATGGAAATAAATCATCACCGCAAACACGAGTTGCAGGAATGTCGCCGCCGCCGCCGTCCATTTCATCGCATTCTGATTCTCTTTTGGGATAAAGAGGATCAGGATCATACCGACGATCGGAATGAACGTTATCCAACTCAGAACACCGATTCCCATTAATTCCATTTGTAGTCTACTCCTTCATGAAGTCAAGTCGAACACAATCCGTGCTGCTTTTCAGAATCAAATCTCCGGACTAACGAAACCAGAGGAAAAGAATCATCACTCCGAGGATCACAAATGCAAGATACGTCTGGACCCTTCCGGTTTGCACACGGCGCATCAGCAGTCCAAGGAACCCTGCGAGATAAGCGGTGGCGTTCACAAGGCCGTCCACGATGTGGTTGTCAAATCCTCCAACTCCGACGTAGAAGAGAAAGAAGCTCAAACCGGCAACTGCAAACCCAAGCACAACGTAACCGATGATCGTCCCGATCGCCGCTTCGGCCGGCAGAAGCCCAAACCCGACAATCCATCCGACATACAGCGAGAGAGCAGCGGTGACGGCCATATAGATGATCGAGCTGACGGTGCCTTCTTCCCAGTTCCGTTTTGTCCCCAGCGTCAGTCCCCGCGTCCAGCTCGCCGTTCCATTCACGATACCATCGATAATGTGTCCGTCAAACCAACGGAAGAGTTTCGCGATGCCGACTGTTCCCGAGACGAATGTGGCACCGTAGAGCTCGTCGAACTTCCACTTATTGAGCAGGAACCGGTACAGCGGTCCCGTCCTGGCGGCGATTGCATCTGCATCGATCTTCTTCCAGTAGTAGGTTGCAAAAGCCGCAGCGATCCCGAGACCGGCGACAAGCAAAGACAGGACCATCGCCAGCGAATGGCCATGGTGAACGGTCTCTTCGAATAGCTCTGTTCCGGCAGCAGCAACACTTGCAGGTACAACCGATTCCGGCCTGGGCAAGGCGCTGTAGACCCAGCCGCTGGCTGCACCAAACGGGTTGAAGCTGTAGAATGCGAAGAACGAAAGAACGGCAAACACGATAAGCGGGATCGTCATCGTCTTCGGCGATTCGTGAATCGCTTCAAACCGGTGGTGGTCTTTGTGCTCGCCAAGGAACGTCAGGATCACAATCCTGAACATATAGAAGGCTGTCAGCCCTGCGACGAAGAAGGCAACGATCGGGATGTACCAGCGGCCCGTGAGGTTCGCGTAGGCCAACGTCCCGGCCAGGATCTCATCCTTGCTCAGAAATCCCGATGTAAAGGGAACTCCCGAGATCGCCAGCGTGTAGATCACAAACGTCCAGAACGTGATAGGCATCTTCGATCTCAGGCCGCCCATGTTCCTGATATCCTGGGGATCAGTGTGATGGTCTCCGGCATGATGCAGGGCGTGATGCATCGCGTGTATCACAGAACCCGAACCGAGGAACAATCCGGCCTTGAACATTGCGTGGGTCGTCAGGTGGAAGAAGCCGGCCGTAAAGGCACCGACGCCGAGCCCCATGACCATATAGCCAAGCTGACTGATCGTCGAATACGCGAGAACTTTCTTAATATCGTTCTGAACGATGGCGATCGTCGCGGCAATGAACGCTGTGACGGCACCGATCGCGGCAATGACCATCAGTGCATCGGCGGTCATCATCGGGAAGGTGCGTGCGATCAGATACACACCGGCGGCAACCATCGTGGCGGCATGGATCAACGCGCTGACCGGCGTTGGACCTTCCATGGCGTCGGGCAACCAGACGTGCAACGGGAACTGCGCCGATTTGCCGACCGCACCGCAGAACACCAGGATGCCGGCTGCGGTAAGCCACGCTTCGCTGCCGAAGGGGAGCGTTCCCGCTTTTATCGACTCGAA
This genomic window from Ignavibacteriales bacterium contains:
- a CDS encoding NADH-quinone oxidoreductase subunit N codes for the protein MMVDQVLQSLAKFLPETTLTITFCLALLVGVIFRSRPRYSFFVALIGILISIVFTVQEMGTSQSIFSGMIAVDPFAVFFKLVVGVCAVIIFLFSLYSAEVQSTVKRLVEYSSLLVAMTLGMYLMAGATSLLMIVLSIELTGLSSYVLSGYVKEAPDSSEASLKYIIYGALSTGLMLYGISIIFGLTGGAVDVYGINRALSAGTVSPIALLVATLLIIAGMGYKISAVPFHFWTPDVYEGAPITITAFLSVASKAAGFAILIRFFKISFIDSTAFGLPVGFWSVLQGFEWNKIIAILSVLTMTLGNLVAVWQNNLKRLLAYSSIAHAGYMLMGIVVLSDKGIAAVLIYFVVYMFMNLGAFYVVMLVANKTGSEDIDSYKGLGFRAPFIGVSMVIFFISLAGLPPTAGFIGKLFIFASLLDAKWVWLAVVGAINSVISLYYYVRVVRNMFLRDPEGNAGPLVFSAPEIAIVLLLVVPTLLFGLYYSPIVELANASVTMLGVR
- a CDS encoding NADH-quinone oxidoreductase subunit M — protein: MELMGIGVLSWITFIPIVGMILILFIPKENQNAMKWTAAAATFLQLVFAVMIYFHFDRSLTGINSQEGMQMVEKASWIDVRGVPWFGRIHVDYFLGVDGLSVPMVLLTALISFIAVFASWNIPKALKGYMAMLLLLDTGMMGVFVSLDFFLFYVFWEVMLLPMYFLIGIWGGPRREYAAIKFFLYTLLGSVLMLLAVIALYFSVTVPDGTTGERIYTFNMLAMMNPANFQPGSLLAGLGTYWRHLAYIALFVGFAIKVPIFPFHTWLPDAHVEAPTAISVILAGVLLKMGTYGILRISYPIFPELAMYYAWPLAVVALINIIYGALCAMAQQDFKKLIAYSSISHMGIVLLGMSAMNTQGMMGAVFQMFNHGTITAMLFLIVGVIYDRAHTRDIDAFGGLAITMPKYTGIMTVAFFAALGLPGLSGFISEAFSFLGAFQTFRTLTIIATLGIVLTAAYMLWTLQRVFLGQPNEKWASLPDINGRELFTLVPLAIIVLALGLYPALLLDLMTSSLNHLVEFVKQGGGALALVH
- the nuoL gene encoding NADH-quinone oxidoreductase subunit L, producing MSHDTIIQLSVVAYLLPLLGFTILIFFNKRLPRQGDIIETGIVFLGLILSAVIFAVKMGSYHDETIQATFTWVNWGNVPGVGPMTMTLGLMIDNLAAVMLLVVYIVSAFVHLFSIGYMRGDVRYGRYFAFLGIFTFSMLGIVLTNNFFMMYVAWELVGLSSYLLIGHWFEKKSASDAAKKAFIVNRVGDVGMFIGIMILFTTFHTFSFGTIFESIKAGTLPFGSEAWLTAAGILVFCGAVGKSAQFPLHVWLPDAMEGPTPVSALIHAATMVAAGVYLIARTFPMMTADALMVIAAIGAVTAFIAATIAIVQNDIKKVLAYSTISQLGYMVMGLGVGAFTAGFFHLTTHAMFKAGLFLGSGSVIHAMHHALHHAGDHHTDPQDIRNMGGLRSKMPITFWTFVIYTLAISGVPFTSGFLSKDEILAGTLAYANLTGRWYIPIVAFFVAGLTAFYMFRIVILTFLGEHKDHHRFEAIHESPKTMTIPLIVFAVLSFFAFYSFNPFGAASGWVYSALPRPESVVPASVAAAGTELFEETVHHGHSLAMVLSLLVAGLGIAAAFATYYWKKIDADAIAARTGPLYRFLLNKWKFDELYGATFVSGTVGIAKLFRWFDGHIIDGIVNGTASWTRGLTLGTKRNWEEGTVSSIIYMAVTAALSLYVGWIVGFGLLPAEAAIGTIIGYVVLGFAVAGLSFFLFYVGVGGFDNHIVDGLVNATAYLAGFLGLLMRRVQTGRVQTYLAFVILGVMILFLWFR